Proteins found in one Populus alba chromosome 14, ASM523922v2, whole genome shotgun sequence genomic segment:
- the LOC118034098 gene encoding uncharacterized protein, which yields MFAFPFLQSLPSFTSSFPHSRTLPNNRKNPVSPSMADPVSYSKPHFPLKELHNSKPVTKINKSSSSSFTSHALRKSLFFVLFLVLIPLFPSQAPEFISHYTIFTKFWDLARLLFIGLGACYGLFSHRNVEDFDFEPPPHYSDDSKSSYVSRIFHFSPIFEDGSENLSGFDDKNVYQNWDSQYYRGESMINDTNGLELNKIGQQYYRGESMVDVANGNERNEGGSSDAENGFENSFENGDSNVVQSWNSQYFQVESTVVVSQPNYSLDEYGNLGQANGYRPLGLPVRSLNPRARNLDSPQFSNGSESGTSFSGSGSGSGSGSADGSGRSVKENDFGDMDPTNLEGMLDETVALPSQIPWRPRFETREIREKVGSSAGGYSHFRPLSVDETQFEFLKSQSFRSTTSLSSQGNPGPQHLDPSHFRPLSVDETEFESLKLQSLRSTTSLSSQGNPGPQHLGPSHFRPLSVDETQFESLKLQSLRSTTSLSSQGNPGPQHPAPSHFRPLSADEAQFESLKSQSFRSTTSLSSQGSSASYSPTTLSPSRSVSSEMPNSETEELGENKSYRASYPPTSQSPTTRKADAPLNAFHLRRYSSGSLFQKDSRRSLKDELKDLKGKRNEDTMGSREAGQDSLRSDQKPATPVKISSLKGKSVRTIRASRYATETIKAGEMSRNHIDDKVGKICNEAQTVNMGKDEMERGPDNMLIGPDKKNSDTQYHMSKPTLSKYKKKENEVISESVTVESTEDSESENDISRVSSDEDSAPAIYNDAGDYSSEVDKKAGEFIAKFREQIRLQKVASIERSKGKRMNGTHVR from the coding sequence ATGTTCGCCTTTCCTTTCCTTCAAAGTCTTCCTTCCTTCACCTCCTCTTTTCCCCATTCCCGCACCCTACCAAACAACAGAAAAAACCCTGTTTCTCCATCAATGGCAGATCCAGTCTCATATTCCAAGCCCCATTTCCCACTCAAGGAGCTTCACAACTCTAAGCCCGTCACCAAAATCAATAAGTCGTCGTCGTCATCTTTCACTAGTCACGCTCTACGTAAGTCTCTCTTTTTCGTGCTGTTTCTTGTTCTTATTCCACTATTTCCTTCACAAGCTCCTGAGTTTATCAGTCACTATACTATTTTCACCAAATTCTGGGACCTTGCTCGCCTTCTTTTCATTGGCCTTGGTGCATGTTATGGCCTGTTTAGTCATAGAAATGTTGAAGATTTTGACTTTGAACCACCACCCCACTACTCCGATGATTCAAAATCATCTTATGTCTCtagaatttttcatttttctccaaTTTTTGAGGATGGGTCTGAAAATTTATCTGGGTTTGATGACAAAAATGTGTACCAGAATTGGGACTCACAGTATTATAGAGGTGAGTCAATGATTAATGATACCAATGGTCTTGAACTGAACAAAATTGGACAACAGTACTACAGGGGTGAGTCTATGGTTGATGTTGCTAATGGTAATGAACGAAACGAGGGTGGATCTTCAGATGCTGAAAATGGCTTTGAAAATTCATTTGAGAATGGCGACAGTAATGTGGTTCAATCTTGGAATTCCCAGTATTTCCAAGTTGAATCAACAGTTGTAGTGTCTCAACCAAACTATTCACTCGATGAATATGGTAATCTAGGACAAGCAAATGGTTACAGGCCACTAGGATTGCCAGTTAGGAGTTTAAATCCGAGGGCTAGGAATCTGGATAGTCCTCAATTTAGTAATGGAAGCGAGTCTGGTACAAGCTTCTCGGGCTCGGGCTCGGGCTCGGGCTCGGGCTCGGCTGATGGTTCTGGAAGGAGTGTAAAGGAGAATGATTTTGGTGATATGGATCCTACGAACTTAGAGGGGATGCTTGATGAAACTGTAGCCTTACCTTCCCAAATTCCATGGCGTCCGAGATTTGAGACAAGGGAAATTAGAGAGAAAGTGGGTTCTTCTGCTGGAGGTTATTCACATTTTAGGCCTCTCTCAGTGGATGAAACACAGTTCGAGTTTCTCAAATCGCAGTCTTTCAGATCCACAACATCTTTGTCATCTCAAGGGAATCCAGGTCCACAACACCTCGATCCTTCACATTTTAGACCTCTCTCAGTTGATGAAACTGAATTCGAGTCTCTCAAGTTGCAATCTTTAAGATCCACAACATCTTTGTCATCTCAAGGGAATCCAGGTCCACAACACCTCGGTCCTTCACATTTTAGACCTCTCTCAGTTGATGAAACTCAATTCGAGTCTCTCAAGTTGCAATCTTTAAGATCCACAACATCTTTGTCATCTCAAGGGAATCCAGGTCCACAACACCCCGCTCCTTCACATTTTAGACCTCTCTCAGCTGATGAAGCTCAATTCGAGTCTCTCAAGTCACAATCTTTCAGGTCCACAACATCGTTGTCATCCCAAGGGAGTTCAGCATCGTATTCACCAACCACGCTCTCGCCCTCACGTTCTGTTTCTTCTGAAATGCCAAACTCTGAAACCGAAGAATTAGGGGAAAACAAGAGTTACCGTGCTTCTTATCCTCCTACTTCTCAATCACCAACAACCAGGAAGGCTGATGCTCCATTGAATGCATTTCATTTGAGGAGATATAGTAGTGGCTCTTTGTTCCAAAAGGATTCCCGGAGAAGTTTGAAGGATGAGTTGAAGGAtttgaaagggaaaagaaatgAGGATACAATGGGTAGTAGAGAGGCGGGGCAGGATTCTTTGAGATCAGATCAGAAACCTGCAACACCTGTTAAAATTTCATCACTAAAGGGAAAATCTGTTAGGACTATCAGAGCCAGCCGATATGCTACAGAGACAATAAAAGCTGGAGAGATGAGTAGAAACCACATTGATGATAAGGTTGGAAAAATATGCAATGAAGCTCAGACAGTAAACATGGGAAAGGATGAAATGGAGAGAGGACCTGATAATATGTTAATTGGCCCCGATAAAAAGAACTCTGATACTCAGTATCACATGTCAAAGCCAACCCTTTCGAAgtataagaagaaagaaaatgaagtaaTTTCAGAGAGTGTTACTGTGGAGTCCACAGAAGACTCAGAAAGCGAGAATGATATCTCTCGAGTGAGTTCAGATGAAGATTCCGCTCCGGCCATCTACAATGACGCAGGAGACTACTCTAGTGAGGTTGATAAGAAAGCTGGTGAATTTATAGCCAAGTTCAGGGAGCAGATCAGGCTTCAGAAAGTAGCATCTATTGAGAGATCAAAGGGCAAGCGCATGAATGGTACTCATGTTAGGTGA
- the LOC118034096 gene encoding peptidyl-prolyl cis-trans isomerase FKBP20-2, chloroplastic isoform X2 yields MTMPNKYFCYENHFSKKDVRVSLKKKKEKRKKDGTKHEITPRRGFNRKRPILCFTKAMLTATSSFYPLLSKPSSPHINLIPCPALGDLFSLKKRMVRCCHNLNDDGMQDGHVVLCHEEKLRRRFLLFFSFSSGLLSTFPSYGKTKSKNPYDERRLLEQNKRIQKENNVPEDFPSFIREGFEVKVVAPENYIKRDSGLIYRDFEVGEGDCPKDGQQVTFHYVGYNESGRRIDSTYLQGSPAKIRMGTNALIPGFEEGIRDMRPGGKRRIIVPPELGPPVGPSTFFSSKQFEVFDVELLNVKDCQRRTIGFYSDVVCN; encoded by the exons atgaCAATgcctaataaatatttttgctatgaaaaccatttttcaaaaaaagatgtgagagtttccttaaaaaaaaaaaaggaaaaaagaaagaaagatggaacaaAACATGAGATAACACCACGAAGAGGTTTTAACAGAAAAAGGCCCATCCTGTGCTTCACAAAAGCCATGCTGACAGCAACCTCATCGTTCTATCCTCTCCTGTCTAAGCCATCTTCTCCTC ACATAAACCTTATACCATGTCCTGCTTTGGGAGATCTCTTTTCTTTGAAGAAGCGAATGGTACGGTGTTGTCACAACTTGAATGATGATGG AATGCAGGATGGACATGTAGTATTATGTCATGAAGAGAAATTGAGGCGTAggttcctccttttcttttctttctcatcaGGCTTGCTTTCAACTTTTCCTTCTTATGGAAAGACAAAGAGCAAGAACCCATATGACGAAAGACGCTTGCTGGAACAAAACAAGCGGATCCAGAAAGAGAACAATGTACCTGAAGACTTCCCAAGTTTTATCAGAGAAG GTTTTGAGGTTAAGGTAGTAGCACCAGAGAATTATATAAAGCGTGACTCAGGGCTTATATACCGGGATTTTGAAGTTGGTGAAGGTGATTGCCCAAAGGATGGCCAACAg GTGACTTTCCACTATGTTGGCTATAATGAGTCAGGTCGTCGCATTGACAGCACCTACTTACAGGGTTCTCCTGCGAAAATCCGCATGGGCACTAATGCATTGATACCAG GATTTGAGGAAGGAATTCGAGACATGAGACCTGGGGGGAAGAGGAGGATAATCGTTCCTCCAGAACTTGGGCCACCG GTTGGACCTTCCACTTTTTTCAGCTCAAAACAGTTCGAAGTTTTTGATGTGGAACTTCTCAACGTTAAGGACTGTCAAAGGAGGACTATAGGATTTTACTCTGATGTTGTGTGCAACTGA
- the LOC118034097 gene encoding phosphatidylglycerophosphate phosphatase PTPMT2 — MYIEEIKGGDQDDNSCRNVVVLDAKRVLVGAGARALFYPTLLYNVLRNKIQSEFRWWDRVDQFILLGAVPFPTDVPRLKTLGVSGVVTLNESYETLVPTSLYHAHDIDHLVIPTRDYLFAPLFSDICQAVDFIHENASLGKTTYVHCKAGRGRSTTIVLCYLVEHRHMTPKSAYEHVRSIRPRVLLASSQWQAVQDYYLLKVKKISIPGCMMIQKALDLPTKEDGKQDTAAFDDGSAVLVTESDLDGYDATCAFGVVGNDMLREPSLACKVQFASQAAISRLSCLWLGYQPGQKSSTKKLRSSIRASQLSSITVDIRVC, encoded by the exons ATGTATATCGAAGAAATAAAGGGAGGAGATCAAGATGACAATTCATGCAGAAACGTTGTCGTTTTGGACGCGAAGAGAGTCTTGGTAGGTGCTGGAGCTCGTGCTCTCTTTTACCCTACACTGTTGTACAATGTTTTGAGAAATAAGATTCAGTCCGAGTTTCGTTGGTGGGATAGAGTCGATCAG TTTATATTGTTAGGAGCGGTTCCATTTCCGACAGATGTTCCACGATTGAAGACATTAGGTGTGTCTGGAGTGGTTACATTGAATGAATCATACGAGACTTTGGTTCCTACATCACTATATCAT gcTCATGATATTGATCATTTGGTCATTCCGACAAGAGACTATCTGTTTGCTCCTTTGTTTAGTGATATATGCCAAGCTGTGGATTTCATACATG AAAATGCCTCTCTTGGGAAGACAACATATGTTCATTGCAAGGCTGGTAGGGGGCGCAGTACAACCATTGTTCTCTGTTACCTG GTGGAACACAGGCACATGACGCCCAAATCTGCGTACGAGCATGTGAGATCTATTAGGCCTAGGGTACTTTTGGCCTCTTCTCAATGGCAG GCTGTTCAAGACTACTATCTtctcaaggtaaaaaaaattagtatccCTGGCTGTATGATGATTCAAAAAGCATTAGATCTTCCAACCAAAGAGGATGGAAAACAGGACACCGCAGCTTTTGATGATGGATCTGCTGTGCTGGTAACAGAATCTGACCTTGATGGATATGATGCTACTTGTGCCTTCGGTGTTGTGGGTAATGACATGTTGAGAGAGCCAAGCCTGGCTTGCAAGGTTCAGTTTGCTAGTCAGGCTGCTATCTCCAGGCTTTCATGCTTGTGGCTTGGGTACCAACCCGGCCAGAAATCCTCAACAAAGAAACTCAGAAGCTCCATCAGGGCTAGTCAGTTGAGTAGCATTACTGTGGACATTCGGGTCTGTTGA
- the LOC118034100 gene encoding actin-related protein 2/3 complex subunit 5A, translating to MAGRGEIVEAENAEAEAIITRIEHKTRKIESLLKQGRPVEALKTALEGSPPKTRDERCKSANWIVVHRALMAIKDVDSLFSALDPEYYDILMKYLYRGLSTGDRPTCDQCLRIHEKLTEKAGLGCILRSLADTVNTV from the exons atgGCAGGGAGAGGAGAGATAGTGGAAGCAGAGAACGCAGAGGCAGAGGCTATAATCACAAGAATAGAACACAAAACTCGCAAGATCGAAAGCCTACTCAAACA GGGCAGACCCGTTGAGGCTCTCAAAACGGCTCTGGAAGGCTCGCCTCCAAAGACTCGAGATGAGAGATGCAAG tcaGCGAATTGGATAGTGGTGCACAGAGCGCTAATGGCAATAAAAGACGTGGATTCATTGTTCTCTGCTTTAGATCCTGAGTACTATGATATTCTCATGAA GTACTTGTACAGGGGATTGTCAACTGGAGATCGGCCCACATGTGACCAGTGCCTGCGGATACATGAAAAGTTAACAGAAAAGGCTGGATTGGGTTGCATATTACGTTCTCTTGCCGACACTGTGAATACCGTTTGA
- the LOC118034096 gene encoding peptidyl-prolyl cis-trans isomerase FKBP20-2, chloroplastic isoform X1 codes for MTMPNKYFCYENHFSKKDVRVSLKKKKEKRKKDGTKHEITPRRGFNRKRPILCFTKAMLTATSSFYPLLSKPSSPLFAYVSFVADINLIPCPALGDLFSLKKRMVRCCHNLNDDGMQDGHVVLCHEEKLRRRFLLFFSFSSGLLSTFPSYGKTKSKNPYDERRLLEQNKRIQKENNVPEDFPSFIREGFEVKVVAPENYIKRDSGLIYRDFEVGEGDCPKDGQQVTFHYVGYNESGRRIDSTYLQGSPAKIRMGTNALIPGFEEGIRDMRPGGKRRIIVPPELGPPVGPSTFFSSKQFEVFDVELLNVKDCQRRTIGFYSDVVCN; via the exons atgaCAATgcctaataaatatttttgctatgaaaaccatttttcaaaaaaagatgtgagagtttccttaaaaaaaaaaaaggaaaaaagaaagaaagatggaacaaAACATGAGATAACACCACGAAGAGGTTTTAACAGAAAAAGGCCCATCCTGTGCTTCACAAAAGCCATGCTGACAGCAACCTCATCGTTCTATCCTCTCCTGTCTAAGCCATCTTCTCCTC TTTTTGCTTATGTGAGCTTTGTGGCAGACATAAACCTTATACCATGTCCTGCTTTGGGAGATCTCTTTTCTTTGAAGAAGCGAATGGTACGGTGTTGTCACAACTTGAATGATGATGG AATGCAGGATGGACATGTAGTATTATGTCATGAAGAGAAATTGAGGCGTAggttcctccttttcttttctttctcatcaGGCTTGCTTTCAACTTTTCCTTCTTATGGAAAGACAAAGAGCAAGAACCCATATGACGAAAGACGCTTGCTGGAACAAAACAAGCGGATCCAGAAAGAGAACAATGTACCTGAAGACTTCCCAAGTTTTATCAGAGAAG GTTTTGAGGTTAAGGTAGTAGCACCAGAGAATTATATAAAGCGTGACTCAGGGCTTATATACCGGGATTTTGAAGTTGGTGAAGGTGATTGCCCAAAGGATGGCCAACAg GTGACTTTCCACTATGTTGGCTATAATGAGTCAGGTCGTCGCATTGACAGCACCTACTTACAGGGTTCTCCTGCGAAAATCCGCATGGGCACTAATGCATTGATACCAG GATTTGAGGAAGGAATTCGAGACATGAGACCTGGGGGGAAGAGGAGGATAATCGTTCCTCCAGAACTTGGGCCACCG GTTGGACCTTCCACTTTTTTCAGCTCAAAACAGTTCGAAGTTTTTGATGTGGAACTTCTCAACGTTAAGGACTGTCAAAGGAGGACTATAGGATTTTACTCTGATGTTGTGTGCAACTGA
- the LOC118034101 gene encoding homeobox-leucine zipper protein HAT3, protein MGDKNDGLGLSLSLGFDGTQQNHQQQPSKKLNLMPVPSPNNHRKTSLTDLFQSSDRACGTRFFQRGIDMNRVPAAVTDCDDETGVSSPNSTLSSLSGKRSEREQIGEETEAERASCSRDSDDEDGAGGDASRKKLRLSKEQSLVLEETFKEHNTLNPKEKLALAKQLNLRPRQVEVWFQNRRARTKLKQTEVDCEYLKRCCENLTEENRRLQKEVQELRALKLSPQLYMHMNPPTTLTMCPSCERVAVSSASSSSAAAASSALAPTASTRQPQRPVPINPWATMPVHHRTFDAPASRS, encoded by the exons ATGGGTGATAAAAATGATGGACTGGGCTTGAGTTTGAGCTTGGGATTCGATGGTACACAACAAAATCATCAACAGCAGCCTTCTAAGAAGCTAAACCTCATGCCCGTACCTTCACCaaacaatcatagaaaaacTTCCTTGACTGACCTCTTTCAATCATCAG atAGAGCATGTGGTACGAGGTTTTTTCAACGAGGAATTGACATGAACAGGGTGCCAGCTGCAGTGACAGATTGTGATGACGAAACTGGGGTTTCTTCACCAAACAGCACGCTATCCAGCTTAAGTGGTAAAAGAAGCGAAAGAGAACAGATTGGAGAAGAAACAGAAGCGGAGAGGGCCTCTTGCTCTCGTGACAGTGATGATGAAGATGGTGCTGGTGGTGATGCTTCTAGAAAGAAGCTGAGACTCTCAAAGGAACAGTCTTTAGTGCTTGAAGAGACTTTCAAGGAACATAATACTCTTAATCCT AAGGAGAAGCTGGCTTTAGCAAAGCAGTTGAATCTCAGGCCTAGGCAAGTGGAGGTGTGGTTTCAAAACCGAAGAGCAAG GACCAAGTTGAAGCAAACTGAAGTCGACTGCGAGTACCTAAAGAGGTGCTGTGAAAATCTAACAGAGGAGAACAGGAGGTTACAGAAGGAGGTGCAAGAGCTTAGAGCACTGAAACTTTCCCCTCAGCTCTACATGCACATGAACCCTCCCACCACCCTCACCATGTGCCCTTCATGCGAGCGCGTTGCTGTCTCGTCAGCCTCGTCATCTTCTGCTGCTGCCGCGTCCTCTGCTCTTGCTCCAACTGCCTCAACCCGGCAACCACAACGACCGGTGCCCATTAACCCCTGGGCAACAATGCCCGTCCACCATCGAACTTTTGATGCTCCTGCTTCCAGGTCATGA